DNA sequence from the Bufo bufo chromosome 3, aBufBuf1.1, whole genome shotgun sequence genome:
GGTAATTTTACCAAAATTGACCACAATGTGACAGCTTCATGTTAATTTCCCCAAATCCTGCAGTAGCAGAAgttctctcagagaagacatgggATAGGAACACATGAAATattttccccaagaaaaagaaaagaacagcAGCGAGGGAAGACAACAGTCTCCGAATTCCATCTCCCATGATGCTTTCCTGCCAAGGGCCAAAAGTGACCCATTCGGAGTCCACACAAACCCAATCTCTCTAAATCTCAAATTTCTGCAGGAACAGGAAAATAAAAAGATATCAGTAGTGATTTTGGTATCTGACACTCCTGTCATTTCCATCGTGGAGATTATTCCATCTGAAAACATTTTGCAGACAGAAAAAGGTCACTTGGAAAATCTGTTTTAAATCTATGACGTAAAGATGAATCACCTTAACACTAAATCCCTGTCATGCTGTTTGCTGCACACGTATTCAGCCTAAATCCAGGAGTGCTGCGGTCCGTTTTCTTTTATTTAGCAGAATTATCATGATAAAACATATTAAAACCAcagagaaaataaaatatttagcaACGACTAAAAGTTGTAGTAGAAGTTGTCAGTGTCGGTTATAGAAAAATCTACGTTTTATTGAAACCTCTCAATGCAAATACGAAGCTATTGGAATTTCATCAGCTGGCCGGCCTCCCAGTGATGTAACTGACAGCAGTAGTGTAGATGGCCACAATGACTTCACTGGGAGCTGCTCCAGTCATTAGAAATAAGGGTGGTGAGACGAGAGCACAATGTGCTCAAATAACCTCTTATTTCATTACAGCAGGTGTCTAGAAATTAAAAGCACAACCCACATGCACGGCTCATAGACGCTAAACTTTCCCACTGGCTTAATACAGTTGCAACGGAAATAATACTATGGCTTTTGTGGTCAGTTTTGACCACCGGAGGACACAGGAGTCATTTTTGCTAGCAACCATTGAATCTTCATTGCACAACACTTCAaacacagtaaagaaccagctcttGTGTGTATCGGACATGAATGAAGCATAAGAGCGGAGGAGTCCGATTTCAGCAGCACCCCGTAAGCTCTATGCTGATATATACCACAGTATACGATACTGAATGAGATCCTTATTGAATACAGAATAAATACGACTTGAAATGTATATATGAAATGTTAATAAATAACAAAAGTAATACGAATCAATAATTTAAAAAGGACCCAAACATGGCGTACCCTTCctctgaaaaaaactaaaagttcacTCGGTCGGTGTACTAATTTTTCTTGTATGAAGCACTGGAGACCACCTGCCTTAAAAACAAACACAAGAAGCCAAATACATCTCTCAATCTTCAGCAGAGGGAGCTTCCACAGAACATACAGACACAAAACAGCACAGCTCCCAAATCCTTTCTTTACCAACCCTGTCTACAGGGGGTAGATTGCTATGGCATATTCTGCCAAATCTCACAAGTCCTCCCCCACCCAAAATCTCCAAAAGGACAAATAAAGAGCAAGTAACAGCAGCTGGATGAGTCAGAAGAAACACGGCACCCGATAAAAACACCCCAAACCAAAACGGCAAAGTAAGCGAGTGTGGAGCCAGGAGAAGCAGGTGGGATAGGGTGGTCTGCGTCGGTCGCCAACCCCAACCTGCCCTGGCTAAAGAGGGAATTTTGGATGGAGGGGATGGGGAGGAAGAGTCAGGCGCACGCTGGGGAGGCTGAGGTAGGGCCAGGCATCGTTACTTCTTGTTCTTTAGTTGGTTGGCTAGCCAGTCCAGGCCCTCGTAGAGACCATCTCCACTGGTGGCACAGGTGGACTGGATGTACCAGTTGCGATGACGAAGAGAATGAAGGCCCAGTTTGTCTGTGATTTCTGCAGCGTTCATGGCGTTGGGGAGGTCCTGGAAAGAGATTATTTAGAAAGTGATTTAATTAGGGAAATAAAATGGACACGACAGACTCCACATAGAGAGAACTGCACATCAACCAACCTGTTTATTTGCAAAAACAAGCAGTACAGCATCCCGAAGCTCATCTTCTGCTAGCATCCTCATTAACTCTTCCCGTGCCTCATTAACTCGTTCTCTGTCATTACTGTCAACCACAAATATTAACCCTGAAAAAATAGAATGGAAACACATGAATCATGTTTAATTGTCCTAATATAAGTCAGACAATAATTCTTTAATAACCTGGaaattttccattatttcttttttactcccagctctcccaaagccataacttttttttttttttttcattcacatagctgtatggggcttgttttttgcgggacaagaagcACTTTCTAATGGCCCCATATACGGTTGCATAAAATGTggtgggaagcggggaaaaattccaaatggggtagaattatattttttttaaaaacacaacaCCATTCCACCAGAGATTTATGgggattttttttacaccatttcctatgtggtaaaactgacctgttacctttattttccaggtcagtacgattacagctataccacatatgtatagtttttcttgcagtttaatactgaagaaaaaaattaaaactctgaaaaaaaaaaactaaaactttttttcttcatcaccatattctgacccctggaacttttttgtagttatatgtacggagctgtgtgagggctcattttttgcaggacgagcaGTATTTTTCAATGATATAATTTTGTGTATGACTTTCTGATGAAGCGACCAAAAGCAGCAAATTGGGCATCTTGACTGTTTTTCCGCTttggaatttttaaaaaatattttaatagtatggacgtTTTCACAGGTGGCGATGCCCATTATgtgtattttttgttgtttacatatttttatttacattttggggaaagggggtaattagaatttttttatttgggtTTTTTATCTGGGTTTTAGGGCATCcacatgccgtggtcacatttgaccacggcatctgaagggttaaaagtccattagtgccgggtgtctgctgtatgatcaaaaagtcatacgtgccccaaaatggtatcaataaaaactacagatctctCCACATAAATAGAAATACACAAGAGTTATGggcgtcagaatatggtgatgcacagaattttttttgaaaagcATTAAAACATAGATTTTTGAATTGCTGTAATTGCACTGACCCACAGAAAGAGCTATTGTGTCATTTTACCATGCAGTAAACGTCATATATACGAAACTCTTAAAACAATGGAAGgatagcattttttttccaatttgaaAATTTTTTATTGGGTAAAAGAAAAGCCCTAATGCTACAGATTTTCTAAATTAAAGTCATTCCCCAACAATGATCATCGCTTACACCTCGTGAAGTCATGAAAAACTGTACACTCTATGTATACAGAATATAACAGCTCACCCTGAGTATTCTGGAAATAATGTCTCCACAGTGGCCGGATCTTGTCTTGGCCACCGACGTCCCACACCGTGAAGCTGATATTCTTGTATTCTACCGTTTCTACATTGAAGCCTGTGAAGAAGAAAATATTACAAGTGTTTGAGATTGATGGTGTAAAGGCAAGTATAAACATTAGAAAACATAAAAGAAATATCACATAAGCAAGAACATGTCTAACAGGTCACCACAGTCTAAGGTGCAGAATAAAGTTTAGCTCCTAAGAAACGGAACATCTAAATATACATCCTGCTTGGTTCTACCTGGAATGGTTGTGGACATGCGTGATACAGATCTACAATATGGCCCTATTACGGTTCATATTGTATCAGTGTTGCATCTGTTTTATGGATCTCTGATATGAATGGACTGGCTTCTAAGGAGAAACAGGAAACACAAAAGATGGGCCCCTTTCACATACGGGTGGGTGGCAGTATGCATGATATATGTAATTTAAACACCTTCCATACACTTCAATTGATGTTTTACATCtgcaaaacggataagaatagtACATGCTATGTATTTCAAATTGTATATGTTAGAAGTCCGTGTGAATAGTTCCATAGATTAACATTGCATTTTGTTCACATAAAAAttgtaattaataaaaaataatactgaAGTAAGCAATATTTAAAGGGTATGTACAGTTTTAGTCATAGTTTGACATGTTATTGAGGCACTAGGCATAGTTCTTGAGCTGGGATCGCCTCCTGATTGCTAAAatgaaggagcctctgcctgcTCAGCTTAAAATTTCAGGTAGTGCTGTCAGCCTAACCCAAGTTGGTGCTTAGTAGAGCTCATCCTcttggattaaaggggttatccgatatctaaaatatcccctccaatgcccaggccccttgtatggattatacttacctgctcctctgcacagccgccactgcatctccccatcactTGGATCAAAACATTCGGCGATGGGGGGGAGCAACCAATAGCAGGTGCAGCGGCAACCGTGAAGGAATCAGGAGCGaagcgggtgccggggagcaggcaagtataatccatacaaggggcccgggcattgggggtatattttagatatcggataacccctttaaagtctagAGACATTTTGGAGACTTTGTTATTGCATCTAttttatgaaataaaatataattgCAACTGGTTTTATTATTACaaagttttgaaccgtttgtcttCTACAGCTTAgaattgttgcgataccaaatttttgattcggtttcgataccatgaaaaagtattgcgatactcgataccattcgataccacgcaaaaaaaaataaacccaaaaagtcacgtgcattccgcatttaaaaaaatggcgaatcgcgcagtttttatttattttttctgttccgacgttcaccgcatagatttttttaatattttaatagtttggacttttctgacgtggcgatatgtaatatgtttattacttatacattttatatgtgaaattgggaaagggggtgattcatacctaatattttgttgttttttttttttactttttttttacactttttatttaataactatttccccccttaggggctagaacctgggatttttttcatcccttgtccaattcaccctgatagagctctattagggtgaataggacctcacactgtccctgctgccctgtgcacacagcatcagggatgttaccatggcagccaggacttcagtagcgtcctggctgccatggtaaccgatcggagccccaggattacacagctggggctccgatcggaagctgccactgcaccaccaatgagggggaggggagggaccctgtggccactgccaccaatgattttaatactgggggggttgagaggggcgggcgcactgtgccaccaatgattttaatggggtggggggttgagggggcgcactgcgccaccaatgataattacccctta
Encoded proteins:
- the ARF3 gene encoding ADP-ribosylation factor 3, which translates into the protein MGNIFGNLLKSLIGKKEMRILMVGLDAAGKTTILYKLKLGEIVTTIPTIGFNVETVEYKNISFTVWDVGGQDKIRPLWRHYFQNTQGLIFVVDSNDRERVNEAREELMRMLAEDELRDAVLLVFANKQDLPNAMNAAEITDKLGLHSLRHRNWYIQSTCATSGDGLYEGLDWLANQLKNKK